Proteins from a genomic interval of Pseudophryne corroboree isolate aPseCor3 chromosome 4, aPseCor3.hap2, whole genome shotgun sequence:
- the LOC134911323 gene encoding uncharacterized protein LOC134911323 → MADVDQQGQDQQATITLQLTPVDPSQPIQLQDIPQASISPQLAQAPPPTQIPDDFWASWTSQQAQSNASLTAHTQHLASLPHHLPRISRNSGRLIVQVGRMATSMEQIRADNSQMLAHLTRIIDEQQRHQQALVQLIQHNQVVNESLSRIVASHTATNTQLIASINNLSSNITLMGAHQVTSSSGTTTPIQTPVTSPVRRSSRARASEPAQSTAPSTHKRKK, encoded by the coding sequence atggccgacgtggaccagcagggacaagaccaacaggcaaccatcacactgcaacttacacctgttgacccaagccagccaatacagctgcaggatatcccccaagcctccatcagtccacaactggcacaagctccgcccccaacccaaataccagatgacttttgggccagttggacaagccaacaggcacaaagcaatgccagcctgaccgcacatacacaacaccttgccagtctgccccatcatctaccgcgcattagtcgcaactcgggcagactgattgtacaagtagggcgaatggcaacctcaatggagcaaataagggctgacaacagccaaatgcttgctcatttaacgcgcatcatagatgagcaacagcgccatcagcaggcactcgttcagctcattcagcacaaccaggttgtgaatgagtccttatcccggattgtagccagccacactgcaaccaacactcaactgattgcaagcattaataatttgagcagcaatattacattgatgggagctcaccaagtaacctccagctcggggaccacgacccctatccaaacgccagtaacctcccctgttcggcgttcctccagagcacgtgccagtgagccagcacaaagcacagcacccagcacacacaagcggaaaaaataa